CGAGTGCTGACGGCGGCGACCCCGTGGCACGCAAGCAGTCGATACACTGGTCGGGGCCGTCGACGGTCGATACGGAGCGTCGGGCACTCGACTGGAGCGGCCGTCGCGTCGACGGCGTCATCGACCGTGGCTGGCGGTGACGGTGTCGGCGAAAGGAGTTTCCACGTCGGGACCCACCGTTCGCACATGAGCTTCGACCCCACGCCGTCCCTCAGCGAGGAGGAAGTCGAGGAGACCGTCGCGTCGACCATCGCGGACAACGACGTGGTGCTGTTCATGAAGGGGACGCCCCTGATGCCCCAGTGTGGCTACTCGCGCCGGGCGCTGGGGCTCATCCAGCAGCACCGCGAGGACGTCGCGACCGTCGACGTGCTGGATGCGCTGGACCTCTACCGCGAGGCGCTCCAGGAGCGTAGCGGGTGGGAGACGATTCCACAGACGTACGTCGAGGGGGAATTCGTCGGGGGCAGTGACATTCTCGCAGAACTCGACGAACGTGGCGAACTGGGCGAGACGCTGGGGGAATAACCGGCCCCTGTGTCCGAGTGACAAAAAGGGCAGAAAATATAAACCTCAAATCCCTAGAGTAGGGTGACCAGTTCCGGTCGCGGGGAGGGATTTGCCCCGGTTAGCTCGTGCTACATCCATGACCAGCCACGTATACAGCCTTCACTCGACGCTCGAACTGCCACTCGAAGACGTACACGATTTCTTCGAGGACCCCGACCTGCCCGCCGAGATCGCCGACATCGAGATCACTCGACGGAACAACACGCTCATCGTGAGCGCCGTCGCCGCCGAGGACAACATCAGCAAGTACACCCCGACCGCACAGCTCAAAGCCAGCGTCACGGAGAACCGCATCTACCTCGACGAGGAGGAGGAAGACGAGGAGGACTCCGGCCCGTTCGCGAGCGGCCCCTCGGGCGGCCCCCAGTGGGGCGCGTTCGGCCAGGAGGAGGAGATGGAGCGACCCTCCGAACTCGTCGAGTACGCCTGCTTCAAGGGCGACCGCGAGACGGTGCTCCAGAACACCGCGCTCCAGTATCCGATGTTCGAGGTGCTCTGCAAACTCGCACTCGAGTGCGAGAAGGGCGCGCTGACGGCCATCACCGCACGCGACGGCACGCTCGAAGCGACGCGAATCGTCGACGGCGAGGAGCGAGCGGCCCGACTCGAAGTCGTCGAGGACCCACGCGAGAACGGCCCCGGGAACGGCATCAACTGGCGGGACAACAAGTTCATTAGTTAGAGCGATTACAGATAGACTCTGTAAGATTCCGGGCGGTTAATCTCCTCACTTTAGCGACGCGGGACCTTCTGAGCGAGACTCTCCATTCTCAATCCTATATCTGACCACCTCGCTATTAGGATTTCACGGAGATGGCTTAGATTGGCTCCTCTGCCGATTCGCTCCCTCACTGACGGATACCCTGAAGGCTCGACAGACCCCTCTCCAATCGCCTCCTATCGCTCAGAGCGCCACGCTACTTTCTTTCAGATGGAGGAGCCATGACTCAGCTGATAGACTTGTGCCGCGAGTCTATCACTTGCTCTGCGTCGCCGAACTATCACGGTAGGTTCTGATTTTGTGTATGCCGTACACTGCAAGCCCTATCGAGAACACGTAATAAAGCAGCGCGGGCGACCCATCGTAGTAGCTCCCTGTCACGCGAACCTCCGCAAACGGGTGGCCGTAGGTCACCGCAAACCATACCGTTGAGAGGACGCCGACGAGGACGCCTGAGATACCTCCCCGGAGCTGCTCGTCCATGATAGTGAGTGTTCAGTACTGCATCACAAATAGCTACCTGACTACACGATACACCCACGCTCTAAGTCTCTCGACCGGACCGAGTGAGCGACGCGTGCCGCGGGTCTATCGTTCGGAGACTGGTTCAAGGGTCGTTGACTCGGTGATGACAACCACTCCATCCGGGTCAGTCTCATAGACTTCCAGTCCCGCCCCACCTGTACTGGACTCGCCCTTCGAATATGTAATCCATATCCTCGCCCCCACGACCGCGAGCGTTCCGAGGAGGTTCTCCTGCGTGTGGTTGTCAACCAGTTCTGATGCAGTTCCGGGTGGAAAGTCCTGATATACCACTGACCGGGCCGGTGATGGGGCGACCGGGCGAACGGTGACTTCCCGACCCTCCGTTTCGACGGGCAGCTCGTCGGGTACGGTGTGGAAGTCCAGATAAATCGACTGCTCGTCCACCTCACGGTCCCAGCGTGGCTCCTCTGTGACGGAATGAGCGTAGTACCCCACCTGATGCTCGCCGTCGCTGACCAGCACTGCGTCTCCTGACGAGATTCCCAACTGGTCCATCACTGCTGGGTGGAGCCGACACCACCCCTTCTGGACGTCTCCGATGAACTGGCGAGCGATTCGCAGGTGAAGCTTCGACTCGGCCATTGAGGTAGAGTTTGACAACGAACACCAAGACGGTTGCCCTGAACCGTATCGAAGTGATACACCCACGCTCTACGTCTATCGAACGGGCAGAGTGAACGACGTGTACTGCAGTGAGGAACCTACAAATCAATTGTACCTCTACTGAACAATTATGAACCGCTCTCATCATGAGCCCAGCTCGGACAAGCTGGGCATTCCGCTTCCAGCTATCGTCGGCGGCATACTCTTTGGCCTGACACCGACAGTGCTTCTCATCTACCGAGTGAGACGAGGCGGCCCGGTACCACGCTGGGTGTTCGTGGTCGCACCGTTCAGTGCGCTGTTCCCGCTATTCATGGCGTATGCGGAATTGAAATTCCGGTGCGACGAGGAGTTTCGCCAGAAGGCCTACGAGGTACACCAGCGACACAAGGAGAACACGCAGCGATAGACTCACGCTCTCAGTCTATCGATAGACACGTGCCGCGAGTGTATCATTCACCACAGAAGATACTTATCATGGATTGACTAAATTCGGATATGAAGCGCCGTGCCCTCCTCGCTGTCGGCTGTAGTGCCGCACTCGCCCTGAGTGGCTGCATTGGCAACACGAACAATCCGGGAGGTCAGACAAGCACTGCAGCGGTAGAGTCACCATCTACTGAAAACAGGACTGTGACACAGTTCTACAGGACGGCTATCTACTCCAAGAATTACACAAACGAGGCAGTGGAGGCAACTGTCCGTCTTGAGGGTCCACAAGAGACGTTGGTGCATGAGACACTTTCTCTCGAATCTGGTGAGGATGTCCGATTCAATGTAGAGCTACGACATCGGGTGAAGTACTACGTCATCGTCGAAGTCGATTCAAACCCGACTCAGCAACCAGTAACTCCTGATGGGGGGTTCGGTGGCATTGAAGTATTTTTTGAGGATGACGGTGTTGCAGTAGGTTCTGTCTGGAAGTAGTCCGACGTCCCATAGACAGGTCTACGGCGAAAGCATGCTTTCCGAGAGGTCATCAGAATAGTCGGCCTCGGTCCGAGATTTCTGATACACTCACGCTCTGCGTGTATCGAATGGACCGAGTGAGCGACCCGTACAGCGAATCCATCACCGAGTACTTCGATTCACAGAAAGGTACTTACCGAAATTTACGAATAGCAGCATATGAATCGACGCGCCCTCCTCACGTCGTTGAGTATTCTGCCAGCCTCAGCTTCCGCGGGGTGTACGTCACTCGGTCGAGAACTATTCGGGACGGACGACGCTGAGACGCCAGACCCGCTGTTCCTTCAGAACGACGTCGATGAGGTTCACGTGCTCACAGTCACAGTAACTCAACCTGCAACTGAGACCACGCTCATCGAGGGAGCGTTCAGGCTCCCCGGACGACACTTCGTTCGATTCCCCGAGATTGGCGTGACGGGTGAAACGTACACTATTCGAGCGTCTACCGTGGATGGAGCGTCCGTCGAGGAACGTTGGATGCCGGACCCGTGTTCAGCGGTCACAGGACAGGCAGCCGTCATTCGCGTTACCTCATCCGGGTTGAGATACGACCAGAACGGCTGTGACGTGTATACTCAGCAACCATCGTTCGAACTCTCACCTGAGGAAGCAGCAGTCACCAGTTCGGGAAGTGAGTAAGCGACAATCCTCGATTCGTCCCTTCATGTTCGACTCACGCTCTGAGTCGCTCGTTCGACGCGTGCCACGAGTGTATCGGTGGCCAGCGAGCGCCCGAAAGCTTATTCGATAACACATTGACACGCAACTGAATGAGCTACGATTGGTCCCGTAGAACGTCCCTTCAGGCGGCGTGGGGCATTGGAGTCGTCAGTGTGGTCGCTGTGTACGTGGTCAGTGTGTTCTGGACGTACTATGGGTTGCAGTCGGCGGGATATCTCGCCCTCGGGGTTACGCTCGGCGTTCCACTGCTTGCTCTCGTGAGTGGCCCCACAGGAATTTGGCAACGTCGAACCGTCTTCGCATTGTTCGTATTCGGTGTAGTTGCCCTCATCGTTGGGGTCATCGGGTCAGGAGTGGTGAGTGCGCTCACTGCACCAGTGAACCCCTCAGAGTACTACTACGGGTTCGACTACGACTGGACCACCAACACGCTCCGATTCGGACTCACCCGAACAGGAGCGGTCTACGACAGCACTGTTCATCCAAATCGAGGGTCCGTACTACTCGGTGCACTCGTCATCGCACTGGGTCTCTATGGCCGACTCCCAGAACGGTGGGTGGGCCAGATACAGGAGTGATAGACTCACGCTCTGGGTCTATCAAAACCGGCAAGCGATGCGACGAGTGTATTTCGACCAGCTATAGTACGATTCTGCTGTTAGAGCCGTGGCGTATTTGTAGTTACACCCACTGGTCGCCTCTCAACTTTCGAATAGTGTGGCTGTGGGTGGGAATTTGATGTTCGGCGCGTATCGCTCCTACTGACGTGCATTCTCCACCATTCCATAGATAATCGCAATGGAGGCGCCCAAGACTAGCGGTGAATCGGAAATCGGAAGCAGGTCCATCACGAGAACGACGCTTACGCTCACCACAATCAACGACCCACACATCGAGGCGAGTCGTCTCCAAGAGGGAAGAGCGTCGAATCGCATATGTAGTATTCAAACCGGGTGGATAAATCGATTCTGCTGACAGCTCCAATCCATCACACTTGCCAGCGCAGCGGACAACCGTCTTCCTGCCCGGTAGACCCACGCTCTGAGTCTTTCGAACGAGCGTGCGACGTGTGTGTCGATAATGGTGATAGGTCAACGTTAGTAGAAGTGTCTGGCCGGGCCTTTAGGTGAGTTGCCATGCCTTGTGGTCACAGTTCGATATCCCTCGGTAGGACTCACAGCGTTTCGCCAGATGATGGACAGAAACGTATATTTAATCAAATTGGTAAACTCTTCACAGCCAATAGTATGTCCCGCTACTCCCCCGCCTCTCCCTCTCCAACGCGCCGTCGCCTCCTTCGAGCGGGGGCGCTCGGCCTCGCCACCGGGCTGGCTGGCTGTTCGGCCCCGTTCAGCAGTGAGCCCGCCCCTCAGCGCGACCCCATCGAACCGCCCACCGACAACCAAGACCCCACCGACCGTGTCGAGACCGGCGACGATGACGATTCGCCAACCCTGTCGCGCGAGCCAGCGGCGGCATTCGATGCCCCTGACGGCAAGCTCACCACCAATGACTACCTCACGATGGATGAGTCACCCCCCTCGCCCGCTGACCATCGCCACCCGCGCGAGCGCGCGTTCAGCATCACCGTCGACGCCTCAACGGCCCGCTTAGAGATGCCTCCAGTGCGTGTGTTTCGCGACTGCACGCTTCACCTCCACGTCCGAGACACCCGCGGTCGGTTCATCACTAAGCGCGCCAGCCTGACGAAGAGTCCGAACACGCAGTACCGAGCGGAGTCCGCGGAGTTCGGCCTCTCGAACGTTGACCTGCCGAGGGGTGCAGGTGGATTCGTTGTGCTGACGCTCACCGACAGCGAAGAAGAGCGCATCCTCGGCCCGGACTCCGCCAGCCATCACCTGCTGACGCGCCACCAGTTCGTCGGCATCGACCACCCCGACGGCACGCGGTGGTTCAACGACGCGGAGTTCAACGACCCCGACAACAGCGGCGGTGTCATGGCCACCGAAGACCACGGCGACAAACGCACCGTCTTCCTCGTCTGTCGGACCAACGTCAACGATGAGGTGTTCGGCGTCGCCACGCAAGTCGAGAAGGAGTTCGTCGAGACATATCGACGGAAGAGCGATGATTTCCAGTGGCGGCTCGCTCACAGCGGCCGATGGGAAACTCACTGGGCGACACGTATCAGTCACCTGCGCGACCTCGCAGAGAAGACCGATGCCGTCATCTCGGCTGTCGGCATCACCGGGTCGTTTGACCGCCTACAAGCCCTCGGCGACCTCATCCAGATGGCCATCCCGTATGGCACGGCTATCAAGGCGGCAAACCCGCCCATCGTCGTCCTGCACGAAGGGAGCGGCGACTGTTCGGAGGTCAGTATGCTAATCGCTGGTATCCTCGCCAACGACCCGTGGAACGTCCGCACTGCATACATCGACTGCGAACTCCGTGGAGCCAGCCATATGACGGTCGGGATAGACGAACGTGACTTCGACGGGAGGGGGAACATTCGCTGGGTTGACGGTCAACTTGGACCGGAAGGCAATCCCCGACCCGACTTCCCGGATACCCGCTACGCGTTCTTTGAGATGACGGCCGACACAAATCTCGGGATAGCATCGAAACGGGTGAACAAGATTAACGGAATCAAAGACACCGGGACGTTCGAGTACACGTACGACCGCTCGGAGACGCCCCCCGACTACTGAGTCCCCTCCAGTTCTCCACGCTCTTCGACAGTCTCCAGATACGACTTCAGCGAGACCCCCAGCTTCTCCTCGACGACCCACCGGAGCGCGCGCAGGTAGGTGTCTGCGCCCTCCGTCCAGTCGAGGACGTAGTCATCGAGGTCGTCGAGGTCGTCTTCCAGTAACCCGACGCGCTTCTCGATAGTCTTCACCGCCGGAGCCTCCGCTCGATTCACTGATAGACCCACGCTCTGAGTCTCTCGACCGGACCGAGTGAGCGAC
This region of Halomarina salina genomic DNA includes:
- a CDS encoding DUF7110 family protein, encoding MTSHVYSLHSTLELPLEDVHDFFEDPDLPAEIADIEITRRNNTLIVSAVAAEDNISKYTPTAQLKASVTENRIYLDEEEEDEEDSGPFASGPSGGPQWGAFGQEEEMERPSELVEYACFKGDRETVLQNTALQYPMFEVLCKLALECEKGALTAITARDGTLEATRIVDGEERAARLEVVEDPRENGPGNGINWRDNKFIS
- a CDS encoding glutaredoxin family protein, which codes for MSFDPTPSLSEEEVEETVASTIADNDVVLFMKGTPLMPQCGYSRRALGLIQQHREDVATVDVLDALDLYREALQERSGWETIPQTYVEGEFVGGSDILAELDERGELGETLGE